A single window of Candidatus Rhabdochlamydia oedothoracis DNA harbors:
- a CDS encoding helix-turn-helix domain-containing protein yields MKKLTPSQRADLEHKLKHPKDYSERNRLCVILGYDEGISTKNLAKALRISPITVQEYLREYDSENKTGSSPRGGSKSKPSQDQTESLLKHLQEKTYLKVKGIIAYVHEQYGIKYSRSGMTDWLIQHGFVYKRPKKIPRKLDPEKQRIFIEQYRALKETLNPDEEIYFIDSVHPEHQSQAVCGWIKKGVQKTLQTSGKQ; encoded by the coding sequence ATGAAAAAACTGACCCCTAGCCAGAGAGCTGACTTAGAACACAAGTTAAAGCATCCAAAAGACTATTCTGAACGGAATAGGCTTTGTGTAATTTTGGGCTATGATGAGGGTATCTCAACAAAAAATCTTGCTAAAGCACTTCGGATAAGCCCTATCACTGTTCAGGAATACCTCAGAGAATATGATTCCGAAAATAAAACTGGAAGTAGCCCTCGAGGCGGTAGCAAATCAAAACCTTCACAAGACCAAACAGAGTCTCTACTAAAACACCTACAGGAAAAGACCTATCTTAAAGTCAAAGGGATCATAGCTTATGTGCATGAGCAATATGGGATAAAATATTCCCGAAGTGGCATGACAGATTGGCTCATACAGCACGGATTTGTTTATAAACGTCCTAAAAAGATTCCTAGGAAATTAGATCCTGAAAAACAACGAATTTTCATAGAACAATATAGGGCTTTAAAGGAGACCTTAAACCCTGATGAAGAGATCTATTTCATAGATTCTGTGCATCCTGAACATCAGTCCCAAGCCGTATGTGGATGGATCAAAAAAGGCGTTCAAAAGACTTTGCAGACATCCGGGAAACAATAG
- the proS gene encoding proline--tRNA ligase, with amino-acid sequence MKERTAIQPTRQENYAEWYQEVIKAADLAEHSSVRGCMVIKPWGYAIWENMQRVLDSMLKKTGHQNTYFPLFIPLSFLQKEAEHIEGFAKECAVVTHHRLEKNQEGKLVPAGELEEPLVVRPTSETIIGDAFSKWITSYRDLPLLINQWANVVRWEMRTRMFLRTTEFLWQEGHTAHATEKQAQEETKLMLDVYTQFAYDFLAIPVIKGEKTASERFPGAVSTYCIEAMMQDRKALQAGTSHFLGQNFAKASQILFQDPQGESQFAWTTSWGVSTRLIGALVMTHSDDDGLILPPRIASSQIVLLPVIHKEEKKEEVLKYCRTLAEELRGLSYAGRSLEVIIDTRDIRGGEKLWSWIKKGIPIRIEVGPRDIEQDLLPLSRRDCPHREKKTFSKQNLLSSIKNILDSIQDTLLQRALHFRNTHTHKIDTKEDFYAFFTPKNPKNPEIHAGFALTHFSEDPNIEEKIKQDLGVTIRCIPLNEEEEGKCPFTGKKSTRRVLFAKSY; translated from the coding sequence ATGAAAGAGCGCACCGCAATTCAACCTACTCGCCAAGAAAACTATGCAGAATGGTATCAAGAAGTCATAAAAGCAGCCGATCTCGCAGAGCATTCTTCTGTGAGAGGCTGCATGGTTATCAAACCTTGGGGCTATGCGATCTGGGAAAATATGCAAAGAGTGCTCGACTCTATGTTAAAAAAAACCGGTCATCAAAATACCTATTTTCCTCTATTTATTCCTTTAAGCTTTTTGCAAAAAGAAGCAGAGCATATAGAAGGTTTTGCTAAAGAATGTGCAGTGGTTACCCATCATCGCTTAGAAAAAAATCAAGAAGGGAAATTAGTCCCAGCGGGAGAGTTAGAAGAGCCTTTGGTTGTACGTCCTACTTCAGAAACGATTATTGGTGATGCTTTTTCCAAGTGGATAACTTCTTATCGCGATCTTCCTCTTCTGATTAATCAATGGGCAAATGTAGTTCGTTGGGAAATGAGAACAAGGATGTTTTTACGTACAACAGAATTTCTATGGCAAGAAGGACATACAGCACATGCTACAGAGAAGCAAGCGCAAGAAGAAACAAAACTCATGCTCGACGTATATACGCAGTTTGCATATGACTTTTTGGCTATTCCGGTCATTAAAGGAGAAAAAACCGCTTCTGAAAGATTTCCAGGAGCTGTTTCTACCTATTGCATTGAAGCAATGATGCAAGATCGCAAAGCCCTACAAGCAGGAACCTCGCATTTTCTTGGACAGAATTTTGCCAAGGCTTCCCAGATTCTTTTTCAGGATCCACAAGGAGAATCGCAATTTGCTTGGACTACTTCTTGGGGAGTAAGCACTAGGTTAATTGGAGCTCTTGTAATGACGCACAGCGATGATGATGGATTAATTTTACCCCCTAGGATTGCTTCCTCTCAGATTGTCCTGCTCCCTGTAATACATAAAGAAGAGAAAAAAGAAGAGGTGCTTAAATATTGCAGAACCCTAGCAGAAGAGCTCCGTGGTTTATCCTATGCAGGTAGGTCTTTAGAAGTCATCATCGATACAAGAGACATAAGAGGAGGTGAAAAGCTCTGGTCTTGGATTAAAAAGGGGATTCCTATTCGAATTGAAGTAGGTCCACGGGACATAGAACAAGATCTCTTGCCTTTATCGCGGAGAGATTGCCCTCATCGAGAAAAAAAGACATTTTCTAAACAAAATCTTCTCTCATCCATCAAAAATATTCTCGATTCAATCCAAGATACACTTCTGCAAAGAGCGTTGCATTTTAGAAACACCCATACCCATAAAATTGACACTAAAGAAGACTTCTATGCATTTTTTACTCCCAAAAATCCTAAAAATCCTGAGATCCACGCAGGGTTTGCCTTAACCCATTTCTCGGAAGATCCCAACATAGAAGAAAAAATTAAACAAGATCTAGGAGTTACGATTCGTTGTATTCCATTAAATGAAGAAGAAGAAGGGAAGTGCCCATTTACAGGTAAAAAAAGTACAAGGCGGGTGCTTTTTGCAAAGTCGTATTGA
- the gcvH gene encoding glycine cleavage system protein GcvH, whose translation MKFTESHEWIRMEDEVGTVGITHFAQKEMGEIVYVELPSIGKLVKAGQEIAVLESTKAAADIYSPVSGEVLEINEKLQELSQGVNQAAETDGWLFKVKITDKKELERLLSEEQYKEFIQ comes from the coding sequence ATGAAATTTACAGAGTCACATGAGTGGATCAGAATGGAAGATGAAGTAGGCACAGTTGGAATTACCCACTTTGCTCAAAAAGAAATGGGAGAGATCGTGTATGTGGAATTGCCCTCTATTGGCAAACTGGTAAAAGCAGGTCAGGAAATTGCTGTACTCGAATCTACTAAAGCAGCAGCGGATATCTATTCCCCCGTGTCTGGGGAAGTTCTAGAAATTAATGAGAAATTACAAGAGCTTTCTCAAGGAGTTAACCAAGCAGCTGAAACCGATGGTTGGCTTTTTAAGGTTAAAATAACAGACAAAAAGGAATTAGAAAGACTCCTATCAGAAGAACAATATAAAGAGTTCATTCAATGA
- a CDS encoding IS30 family transposase encodes MIFNNQTQGETLPKGYHHLTYDQRCQIYILKARGDTSSSIANILKVHHSTISRELKRNKGQRGYRHQQAQEKAFLRKNSQPNKKMTPQIVTRIEEKIKLQWSPIQISGWLKRHGKEHVSHETIYNHIWKDKRQGGQLYRELRHRGKKYNKQRKGASGRGNMPGRIDIKQRPCIVEKKTRLGDWELDTVIGAGHKGVIVSMVERTSKLTKLAKVSHKTAEEVSQALIEQLKPIKDFVHTLTADNGKEFAYHQMVSFELETDFYFATPYHSWERGLNEHTNGLVRQYFPKTQSFLDTTSKDIERVETLLNNRPRKALNFETPLEVFTRLSTNMLCSGAQ; translated from the coding sequence GTGATTTTTAACAATCAAACACAAGGAGAGACCTTGCCTAAAGGCTACCATCACCTAACCTATGACCAAAGATGTCAGATTTATATTTTAAAAGCTAGAGGAGATACATCTAGCTCAATAGCAAACATTCTAAAAGTTCATCATAGCACTATTAGTAGGGAACTTAAGAGAAATAAAGGGCAACGAGGATACCGTCATCAGCAAGCTCAAGAAAAAGCATTTCTTAGAAAAAATTCTCAGCCCAATAAAAAAATGACTCCTCAAATAGTTACCCGTATTGAAGAAAAAATCAAGTTGCAATGGAGCCCTATACAAATATCCGGATGGCTTAAAAGACATGGTAAAGAACATGTTAGTCATGAGACCATCTATAATCATATCTGGAAAGATAAACGACAGGGAGGACAGCTTTATAGAGAGCTCCGTCATCGAGGGAAAAAATATAACAAGCAGAGAAAGGGAGCTTCTGGAAGAGGGAACATGCCTGGTCGTATAGATATTAAGCAACGGCCTTGTATTGTAGAAAAAAAGACTCGTTTAGGAGACTGGGAACTAGATACAGTCATAGGGGCAGGACATAAAGGCGTAATTGTATCAATGGTAGAAAGAACTTCCAAGCTAACTAAGCTCGCCAAAGTTTCTCATAAAACTGCAGAGGAAGTAAGTCAAGCGTTAATTGAACAACTTAAACCTATCAAAGATTTTGTACACACATTAACAGCAGACAACGGAAAAGAATTTGCCTATCACCAAATGGTTAGTTTCGAGCTAGAGACAGACTTCTACTTTGCAACGCCCTACCATTCTTGGGAAAGAGGCTTAAATGAGCATACAAACGGACTAGTTAGGCAATATTTTCCTAAAACACAAAGCTTTTTAGATACGACTTCCAAGGATATAGAAAGGGTGGAAACTTTACTAAATAACAGACCTAGAAAGGCTCTCAACTTCGAAACTCCACTAGAAGTGTTTACGAGATTATCTACAAACATGCTATGCTCGGGTGCACAATAG